The sequence AGTCATGAGAGTGCATAAGTGTACTCAGGGATACAGTGTTAATTGAGAAAAAGGATGGACTTCTGAGGAAAACTCACATTTAAGAGATGGGTAATGTAAGAGAAATTTTGAGGAAGGCTAAAATGGAATAGCCAGATTATTCTGGGTTGGAAAGTTAGTGGACTGGAGGATCTTATAGAAGATGGGAGGAAGGATGTGCCTTTTAACCTTAGTGTCTTGAACCTTGGCAAGATTAGGGGCTCCTTCAACACTGCAAAATCCTGGACAGCTCTGCGTTTCCAAAGGATTGGCTTAGATGTTTTCCCCCTACAAAGCCCTCTATTTGGCTTCCCTTTCCTCTGTTCACCCTAACAGAGAGACCATGAGAAGGCTCTAAATTTTAGGGTTCCATCCAGGCCCTGGAACAATCTTTGCTCCAGAGTCCTCCCACATCATCTGAGAGGTCTAGGGATGATGTGGCCATATATTAGGAGAATAGATGGAAAATGTCTGGGTGTATTATATATGCAGGAGGCCTTAggctagctccgtggtcggcaaactgcggctcgcgagccacatgcggctctttggccccttgagtgtggctcttccacaaaataccacagcctgagcgagtctattttgaagaagtggcgttagaagaagtttaagaaaaaaatttggctctcaaaagaaatttcaatcattgtactgttgatatttggctctgttgactaatgagtttgctgaccactgggctagcctgTGGAGGGGGATTTGGGCAGGTCCTGGAGAACCTGAACTCTCAGAGTATAAACAGAAGACTTTGTTGCCAGCCCCAACCTGCCTTAGAGTAAATTTTCACCATGGGCAGGATGACCCAGAGCTAAACCGCTGCTTTCTAGGCCCTTGAAGATTCAAGAGGTTTCTAATAACTTGGAGTCCAGGGCTATATCTTAGGACCTGTTACTCCTGGTCCAGTCTCCTGGAGTTTGGCCTCAGTCTGTAATTGAGGGGCCCTGTGTCACTGTTGCTGGGCAATGTGTTAAACAGAAGGCCTTGGAGACAGAACCACGCCAGCCAACAGCCTAACATGGAGTTAACACAGCTACCACAACTGCCAGTGCCATCATCACCTTCTTGAAAGTGGCCACCTCTCTGGCCCCTAATTCTGTCTGGCTGTCAACCTAAAGCATGTGCCTACGCAGGAGGTGATGACATTTTGgctccactttcttttttttttttttttcctttctcatgcGTTATTTCTAAAGATAACAAAGTTCAAAAGGCACCCGGTATTTTCTGGTTTCTCATAAGCTTCTGGTCAATATTTAATCtggtttatggatttttttttaggtCTTCTAGATGCCTTCTTGAGCCTGATTGCGGCCACCCACAGACACTTGTAAGAAGAGAAGTCAGCATAGCAGAGACTCTCTGAAATTAGGAGATAGAGGCTGGGATCCAAGGAGCAAGAGCTGCAGCCAGAACACAAGAAAGCAAGCCCTGAAGACACTTCTACTGAGAGGTCTGCCATGGCCTCTCTTGGCATCCAACTTATAGGCTATATCCTGGGTCTTCTGGGACTGTTGGGCACCCTGGTGGCCatgctgctccccagctggcGAACAAGTTCTTATGTTGGTGCTAGCATTGTGACGGCAGTCGGCTTCTCCAAGGGTCTCTGGATGGAGTGTGCCACACACAGCACAGGAATCACCCAGTGTGACATCTACAGCACCCTTCTAGGCCTGCCCCCCGACATCCAGGCTGCTCAGGCCATGATGGTGACGTCCAGTGCAATTTCCTCATTGGCCTGCATTATCTCTGTGGTGGGCATGAGATGCACAGTCTTCTGCCAGGATTCCCGAGCCAAGGACAGAGTGGCGATAGTGGGTGGAGTCTTCTTCATCCTTGGAGGCCTCCTGAGCTTCATCCCTGTTGCTTGGAATCTTCATGGGATCTTGCGGGACTTCTACTCCCCAATGGTGCCTGACAGCATGAAATTTGAAATCGGAGAGGCCCTTTACTTGGGCATTATTTCCTCCCTGTTCTCCCTGGTAGCTGGAGTCATCCTCTCCTTTTCCTGCTCACCCCAGGGAAATCGCCCTAACTACTATGATGCCTACCAGGCCCAGCCCCTCGCCACTAGGAGCTCTCCAACACCTGGTcaaccacccaaagtcaagaaTGAGTTTAACTCCTACAGCCTGACAGGGTATGTGTGAAGAACCAGGGGCTAgagctgggggtggtggtggctgggTCTGTAAAAAACAGTGGACAGCCCCCGCTCCCTCGGGGCCACAGTTGAGGGACATTGCTGCTGGATTATGTCAGAAGGTGGTGCTGAGGATAGACTGACTTTGGCCATGGGATCAAGAGAATGCAAAAATGAATGCTGGTGTGACAGTGTCGAGGTTGAACTGTCAATATGCTTACCAAGCCAGTCTTTCTGTTTCCTTCACCTTAGTTCCCAACCCGACACCCTGAATTGCCCAACCCTCAACTCCAAATCCATCCCCTACTCTAGGCAAGACTTCATAGCTCCAATCTTCCTTTTGGTTTACCTGGCAATCCATTAATAAACCCACTGATCACATCCCAAGGACTTACCCTTTCTGTGATCAAAGACCATCCCTCTGGCTGAGGTTGACTCTCAGCTCATTGCTGGGGGTTGAGGAAAGAAAGAGTGGTGGCTTTTATGAAGATGGTTCAAATTCTCCTCCTGAAGCTTCCCTCCAAATAAGCTGAGTGGCCACTAATGGGCCCTGGAGAGTCCATTCCAGTCTTTCTATGACTCCACAGTGTTCAGACTCATTTGTGCACGAACAGAAATAGAGCCATCACACTGTACAGAGGGAACAGAGAACAACTGGATGCAGGATGACAGGGAAGGAAGGTAGCTGAGGACCCAAAAGACCAGAGCCACTTCCCAGAGAAATTCCAGAATTCCCTCACACTTGTGTGTTAGGGATCTAGCCCACAGCTAGAGGAAAACAAGGAAAGAAGATATGATGTAAAGCTCCACTCCAGGCAGCAGCAGACCCTTACTCCATTGAGGAACTGCCTCAGAAGCTGCAGCCCCAACTTTCACTGAAGTTTCTGCCTCCCTCTGAGGCACCTGACCTGGCCTCCTGCTAAATAATAAGGCTAAGGGCCCCACACAGTGGTTTCCTTAAGAAtgggaaattaatttttctagagatGGCCCTTGACTGGGAGATAAGAGTGTGGGAGCTGTGGGGGACTATGAAAGATATCATTCCTTGACACTGGTGCCCAAGAAAGAATAAGGACTTTGATATCTAAGAAGCTAGGTGGACATATGTGCTTCTTCAGTAGATGTTTCTATTGGGCCAGAGAAAGTCAGCTTCCCAGAGAGTCTTCAAACCTAATAGAAAATTAGCTCAACGGCTGAGATCAGACCCCCAGGGGTCTAACCATAGAGCACACTACAGAGACCGAAAGACCACAGTACAAGGTGGGCCTCCTGTTGTCCTTCATATTCCCCCCATCTTCCCTCACCAGATACTCCTGAGCTGCTAGAATGCATCCAAGGATTTCAGCGTAGAATAATCAGGCCCAAGGTGTTATGGCCCTGATCTGAGTGATAGCTAAGCTGCTGCCTGGGATTTCAGGTGAGGTGAGAAAGTACAGAATGGTTCCCAAGCAGACAGTTCCAGCTCCAAGACCTGAAAATGCTCCATTTCCCCTGGGGTAGGGGTGGAGGTGTGAGTCATAAACCAAAGGCATTTTTGCTCACAACTTCTGAAGAACTCCAGTACACCTCCCCAAACCTCAGTGCCAGCAGAAAGGGCCCATTCATTGTATCTAGCATGCCTTGCATGTTTTCCACTTCCTTGCCTATGTTTAAGCTGTTCTTCCAGACTGGAAAGCCCTATCCCTTTTGCCAAGTTTTCCTCATGCTTGAACAACTTGCTCAGCACCATCTCCTCCATTGAGCCTCTTCTGACCACTctgtccctttcttcctctccctcaatGTACAATTCATTTCTTTGATGCTTATCATTCACAATTTTGATGCATATATTTTCATGTTTGTATATCTGATTTCACAAGTACATTGTAAACTTTTGGAGGGTAGGGGCCATATCTTAGACATCTATGTATCCTCTAGACTTACAGATAAAAATTATCTGTAAGAGTGCTTGGCAAATAGT comes from Eptesicus fuscus isolate TK198812 chromosome 1, DD_ASM_mEF_20220401, whole genome shotgun sequence and encodes:
- the CLDN2 gene encoding claudin-2, translating into MASLGIQLIGYILGLLGLLGTLVAMLLPSWRTSSYVGASIVTAVGFSKGLWMECATHSTGITQCDIYSTLLGLPPDIQAAQAMMVTSSAISSLACIISVVGMRCTVFCQDSRAKDRVAIVGGVFFILGGLLSFIPVAWNLHGILRDFYSPMVPDSMKFEIGEALYLGIISSLFSLVAGVILSFSCSPQGNRPNYYDAYQAQPLATRSSPTPGQPPKVKNEFNSYSLTGYV